In a genomic window of Cytobacillus sp. FSL H8-0458:
- a CDS encoding DUF3397 domain-containing protein, whose product MFSSLIATLVTIPLLGYLAVFVISKQITKKHKKSVHIALDVSTFLFILAVHYLIIIIWDKSYLWMIILSLLITAVCFIIIQWRIKQEINMRVLFKGFWRFNFLLYLTAYIILMIIGLVQRVTSVVFIP is encoded by the coding sequence GTGTTTTCAAGCTTGATTGCAACGCTGGTGACCATACCGCTGCTCGGATATCTGGCTGTTTTTGTTATCAGTAAACAAATTACTAAAAAACATAAAAAATCTGTACATATTGCCTTGGATGTAAGCACTTTTTTATTTATATTGGCGGTCCACTATTTAATTATCATTATTTGGGACAAGTCGTATTTATGGATGATTATCCTGTCCCTGCTTATTACAGCAGTCTGTTTTATTATCATTCAGTGGAGAATTAAGCAGGAAATCAATATGCGTGTCTTATTCAAAGGATTCTGGAGATTTAATTTCCTGCTCTATTTGACCGCTTATATCATTCTGATGATAATCGGACTTGTTCAAAGGGTAACTTCTGTTGTTTTCATACCTTAA